In Eubalaena glacialis isolate mEubGla1 chromosome 3, mEubGla1.1.hap2.+ XY, whole genome shotgun sequence, the following are encoded in one genomic region:
- the LOC133088808 gene encoding ras-related protein Rab-42: MEAGGCRYQFRIALLGDAAVGKTSLLRRYMAGAPGIPEPEPELESVPTVGVEFYSRTLQLRAGPRVKLQLWDTAGQERFRCITRSFYRNVVGVLLVFDVTNRKSFEHIRDWHQEVMATQGPDKAIFLLVGHKSDLQSTRCVSAQEAEELAASLGMAFMETSAKNNCNVDLAFNTLTDAIQQALQQGDIKLEEDWGGVRLIQNTQIPRPASRTQHPGPCKC; the protein is encoded by the exons ATGGAGGCGGGGGGCTGCCGCTACCAGTTTCGGATCGCGCTGCTGGGGGACGCGGCCGTGGGCAAGACGTCGCTGCTGCGGCGCTACATGGCGGGCGCGCCCGGGATCCCGGAACCCGAGCCGGAGCTCGAGTCGGTGCCCACGGTGGGCGTCGAGTTCTACAGCCGCACTCTGCAGCTGCGGGCCGGGCCGCGCGTGAAGCTGCAGCTCTGGGACACGGCGGGCCAAGAGCGCTTCAG GTGCATCACCAGGTCCTTTTACCGGAATGTGGTGGGTGTCTTGCTGGTCTTTGATGTGACAAACAGGAAGTCCTTTGAACACATCCGAGACTGGCACCAGGAGGTCATGGCCACTCAGGGCCCCGACAAGGCGATCTTCCTGCTGGTTGGCCACAAGAGTGACCTGCAGAGCACCCGCTGTGTCTCGGCCCAGGAGGCAGAGGAGCTGGCTGCTTCCCTGGGCATGGCCTTCATGGAGACCTCTGCCAAAAATAACTGCAACGTGGACCTGGCCTTCAACACCCTCACTGATGCCATCCAGCAGGCCCTGCAGCAGGGGGACATCAAACTGGAGGAGGACTGGGGGGGTGTCCGGCTCATCCAGAACACCCAAATCCCCAGGCCTGCCAGCAGGACACAGCACCCGGGCCCATGCAAGTGTTGA